The Ananas comosus cultivar F153 linkage group 7, ASM154086v1, whole genome shotgun sequence genome has a window encoding:
- the LOC109712863 gene encoding sugar transport protein 8-like, with protein MPAIVVSSGNGPPKEFEGKITVYVVICGIIAATGGLMFGYDIGISGGVTSMDDFLEEFFPAVYVKKHGAKEDNYCKYDNQDLQLFTSSLYLAALVSSFFASKSCTKFGRKLTMQAASVFFLVGVILNAAARDLAMLIIGRILLGVGIGFGNQAVPLFLSEIAPVQIRGALNILFQLDVTIGILIANLVNYFTTNMHPWGWRLSLGLAGVPAVILFFGSLLITETPTSLIERKKLDEGLAMLKKIRGTDNVDAEYDEIVYACEMAQKVKSPFKNLMKRSSRPQLVIAIFMQVFQQFTGINAIMFYAPVLFQTMGFKNDGSLLSAVITGTVNVLSTVVSIVLVDKVGRRMLLLEACVQMFITQTTIGVILQLYLKTNNNLSPQLAIVVVVMVCLYVMSFAWSWGPLGWLIPSETFPLETRTAGFFFAVSSNMLFTFIIAQSFLSMMCHMRAGIFFFFAGWILIMALFAMFLLPETKNVPIDEMTDRVWKQHWYWKSYMDGEESDSKNKIEDGVDK; from the exons ATGCCTGCCATCGTTGTGTCCAGCGGTAATGGGCCGCCGAAGGAGTTTGAGGGGAAGATCACGGTTTATGTCGTGATCTGCGGAATCATCGCCGCCACCGGAGGTCTCATGTTCGGCTACGACATCGGAATCTCAG GAGGGGTGACATCCATGGACGACTTCCTGGAGGAATTCTTTCCGGCAGTGTACGTGAAGAAGCACGGGGCAAAGGAAGACAACTACTGCAAGTACGACAACCAGGACCTGCAGCTCTTCACGTCCTCGCTCTACCTGGCTGCCCTTGTCTCCAGCTTCTTCGCTTCCAAGAGCTGCACCAAGTTCGGCCGCAAGCTCACCATGCAGGCCGCCTCCGTCTTCTTCCTTGTAGGCGTCATCCTCAACGCCGCCGCCCGCGACCTCGCCATGCTCATCATCGGCCGCATCCTTCTCGGCGTCGGCATTGGCTTCGGCAACCAGGCCGTCCCCTTATTCTTGTCTGAAATTGCACCAGTTCAAATCCGTGGCGCCCTCAACATCCTCTTCCAGCTCGACGTCACAATCGGGATCCTCATTGCCAACCTGGTGAACTACTTCACCACCAACATGCACCCATGGGGGTGGAGGCTCTCACTCGGACTTGCGGGCGTCCCGGCGGTTATCCTGTTCTTCGGCTCGCTCCTGATCACTGAGACCCCCACGAGCCTCATCGAGCGCAAGAAGCTCGACGAGGGGCTCGCTATGCTCAAGAAGATCAGGGGAACCGACAATGTCGACGCCGAGTACGACGAGATCGTGTATGCGTGCGAGATGGCACAGAAGGTGAAGAGCCCGTTCAAGAACCTGATGAAGCGGTCGAGCCGGCCGCAGCTGGTCATCGCCATTTTCATGCAGGTCTTCCAGCAGTTCACGGGGATCAACGCCATCATGTTCTACGCGCCGGTGCTCTTCCAGACCATGGGCTTCAAGAACGACGGGTCCCTGCTATCTGCCGTCATCACTGGGACGGTCAACGTGCTCTCCACCGTTGTCTCCATCGTCCTCGTCGACAAGGTTGGGAGGAGGATGCTCTTGCTCGAAGCGTGCGTTCAGATGTTCATCACTCAG ACTACAATTGGAGTCATCCTGCAGCTGTACTTGAAGACCAACAACAACCTCTCGCCACAGTTGGCCATCGTAGTGGTGGTGATGGTATGCCTCTACGTGATGAGCTTCGCTTGGTCATGGGGCCCTCTCGGATGGTTAATCCCTAGCGAGACCTTCCCCCTCGAGACGAGGACGGCCGGGTTTTTCTTTGCGGTCAGCTCGAACATGCTCTTCACCTTCATTATCGCCCAGTCCTTCCTCTCTATGATGTGCCATATGCGCGCCGggatcttctttttcttcgcgGGCTGGATCCTCATCATGGCGCTGTTTGCCATGTTCCTGCTGCCCGAGACCAAGAACGTGCCCATTGACGAGATGACTGACCGGGTGTGGAAGCAGCACTGGTACTGGAAGAGCTACATGGATGGCGAGGAGAGCGATAGCAAGAACAAGATTGAGGACGGTGTGGACAAGTGA